The proteins below are encoded in one region of Triticum aestivum cultivar Chinese Spring chromosome 1B, IWGSC CS RefSeq v2.1, whole genome shotgun sequence:
- the LOC123147091 gene encoding disease resistance protein RGA5-like, with amino-acid sequence MAGVGVGTGVMNSLLGKLTALLSDEYNLLKSVRKEIQFLERELSGMRVLLERLADMEEKLDGLAKGWRDRVRDLSYDIEDCIDRFMDRLGSGDAKPKFMKRTARRLKTLWARHNIATQIKELKARVVEESERRDRYKLDESCYGPTKTVEIDPRITSLHEEVKDLVAMDGRVKQVTALLMDESMELKVLPIVGSGGLGKTTLAMEVYRKIGVDFQCRGFVSVSRTLDLEKLLKDILSQIDKDAYGNSNRWEKEQLIRETKQILTGKRYFIVIDDVWKEQDWKLVKAAFPENNNGSRIIATTRITGVANQCCSNSGGQPYQMVPLDDDASRKLFLKRIFSSDDPCPSELEEVSTGILRKCGGLPLAISTFASLLANKPHKKDEWERLQDSIGTGPSLDNDGNLKVMKDILLLSYWDLPHHLKTCLLYLSIYPEDHKIKCKELKWKWMAEGFLDRQWGRLDEVAENCINELVNRNMIQSVDVHFNGTVKYCRVHDMVLDLIISLSDEENFATVLNGRVCNQFPNKIRRLSMQFSGKENNGAVFAIKETKIYVRSLTTFSQFGQMPHIVLVDFHALRVLDLARCYWLKNKDVKHIGSSRQLRYLRIRSGEITELPDEIGKLQHLETLDLRYCYFLLRLPSTVAQLRKLVRLFVSYGTQLPASGFWSLQALEELRVRETDDPVRFAEEVNESGKCNLRYLHTSEQIAERLFCNPCCTYPYLQVLKIQCGFGMVPRGMASLKNLVKLCINVKEFDYEGLQVLMGMPSLANLELDIIRVAINEKLIIDSDGFKLLKVFRFHYTLFPNGIEVKPTGGLQLAFAPGAMPALRCLRLDLSPMIVASNFFADLVVEHLPGLAQLEVEIDCYEAAPGRVKAMECSIEKATNLLPKCRIRVRKAFERLMFKDDEEWEDVVTKRISAKKGDQKNERVTTKN; translated from the exons ATGGCGGGGGTGGGCGTTGGGACGGGGGTGATGAACTCCCTCCTCGGCAAGCTCACTGCCTTGCTCAGCGACGAGTACAATCTTCTCAAGAGcgtccgcaaggagatccagttCCTTGAGCGCGAGCTCAGCGGCATGCGAGTCCTGCTGGAGAGGCTGGCGGACATGGAGGAAAAACTCGATGGCCTGGCAAAAGGCTGGAGAGACAGAGTGCGTGACCTCAGCTACGACATAGAAGACTGCATCGACCGCTTCATGGACCGCCTTGGAAGCGGAGATGCCAAGCCAAAGTTCATGAAGAGGACGGCCCGCCGGCTCAAGACTCTGTGGGCGCGCCATAACATCGCGACTCAGATCAAAGAGCTCAAAGCTCGCGTCGTGGAGGAAAGTGAGCGGCGTGACAG GTACAAGCTTGACGAGAGTTGTTACGGTCCAACGAAGACGGTGGAGATTGACCCACGGATAACCTCACTTCACGAGGAGGTCAAGGACTTGGTGGCAATGGACGGCCGAGTGAAGCAAGTTACTGCTTTGTTGATGGATGAGAGTATGGAGCTGAAAGTGTTGCCGATTGTCGGGTCCGGAGGGTTGGGGAAGACGACCCTGGCCATGGAGGTGTACCGCAAGATTGGGGTGGACTTTCAGTGCCGAGGTTTTGTGTCGGTGTCACGTACTCTTGATCTAGAGAAGCTCTTGAAGGATATTTTATCTCAGATTGATAAAGATGCTTATGGCAACAGTAACCGTTGGGAAAAAGAACAATTAATCCGTGAAACCAAACAGATCTTGACAGGAAAGAG GTACTTCATTGTTATTGATGATGTATGGAAAGAACAAGATTGGAAACTAGTCAAGGCAGCATTTCCTGAGAATAACAATGGTAGCAGAATAATTGCTACTACACGCATTACCGGTGTAGCTAATCAGTGTTGTTCCAACTCCGGCGGTCAACCCTATCAAATGGTACCTCTAGATGATGATGCTTCTCGAAAGTTGTTCTTGAAGAGAATTTTCTCCTCGGATGATCCCTGTCCTTCTGAACTAGAAGAAGTTTCTACTGGGATCTTAAGAAAATGTGGCGGCCTGCCACTGGCTATAAGTACATTTGCAAGTTTGCTTGCCAATAAGCCACATAAGAAGGATGAATGGGAGAGACTGCAAGATTCCATTGGTACTGGTCCTTCGCTTGATAATGATGGGAACTTAAAAGTGATGAAAGATATATTATTACTTAGTTACTGGGATCTTCCACATCATTTGAAGACTTGCTTGTTGTACTTGTCTATATATCCAGAGGACCACAAGATCAAGTGTAAAGAACTGAAATGGAAATGGATGGCCGAAGGATTCCTTGATAGACAATGGGGACGTTTGGATGAGGTAGCAGAGAACTGTATCAATGAACTTGTCAATAGAAATATGATCCAATCAGTTGATGTTCATTTCAATGGTACAGTGAAATATTGTCGAGTCCATGATATGGTGCTTGACCTTATCATATCTTTATCAGATGAAGAGAATTTTGCCACTGTTTTAAATGGGCGTGTATGCAATCAATTTCCAAACAAGATTCGACGTCTGTCCATGCAATTTAGTGGCAAAGAGAATAATGGCGCAGTCTTTGCAATTAAAGAAACCAAGATATATGTTCGCTCACTGACTACCTTTTCGCAATTTGGGCAGATGCCCCACATTGTCCTTGTGGACTTCCATGCTTTGCGGGTGTTGGATCTTGCAAGATGTTATTGGTTGAAAAACAAGGATGTAAAACATATAGGAAGCTCGCGTCAGCTGAGGTATTTGAGAATTCGCAGTGGGGAAATTACTGAGCTTCCTGATGAAATAGGAAAGCTGCAGCACTTAGAGACTCTGGATTTGAGATACTGTTATTTTCTTCTAAGACTGCCATCAACCGTGGCGCAGTTGCGGAAATTGGTGCGCCTATTTGTCAGCTATGGAACACAATTACCTGCAAGTGGGTTCTGGAGTCTGCAAGCCTTGGAGGAGTTACGCGTCCGCGAAACTGACGACCCAGTGAGATTTGCGGAGGAAGTAAATGAGTCGGGCAAATGCAACCTTCGCTATCTTCATACTAGTGAACAGATAGCCGAGCGTCTGTTCTGTAACCCATGCTGCACATACCCTTACCTCCAAGTTCTTAAAATTCAGTGTGGTTTTGGAATGGTTCCCAGGGGAATGGCCTCCCTCAAGAATCTCGTGAAACTATGCATAAAtgtcaaggaatttgattatgaggGTCTCCAAGTTCTCATGGGCATGCCTTCTCTGGCCAATCTGGAGCTTGACATAATAAGAGTTGCCATTAATGAAAAGCTGATCATCGATAGTGATGGATTCAAACTGCTAAAGGTCTTCCGCTTCCACTATACACTCTTTCCAAATGGTATTGAAGTGAAACCAACGGGTGGACTGCAGCTAGCATTTGCACCAGGTGCCATGCCAGCACTCCGTTGTCTCCGTCTTGACTTGAGCCCAATGATTGTGGCGTCCAACTTTTTTGCAGACTTGGTTGTCGAGCATCTTCCGGGCCTTGCACAGCTCGAGGTCGAAATCGATTGTTACGAAGCAGCTCCAGGCAGGGTGAAGGCTATGGAGTGTTCCATTGAAAAAGCAACCAACTTGCTCCCCAAGTGCAGAATCCGTGTCAGGAAAGCCTTTGAACGTCTCATGTTTAAGGATGACGAGGAGTGGGAAGATGTCGTCACAAAAAGAATCTCAGCGAAGAAGGGAGACCAGAAGAATGAGAGAGTGACCACCAAGAACTAG